CGAGACTCATCGTGGTACGCAGCTCAAAGATCTTCGTTTGCTGTCGCCGGGCGAGATCCAACGCTTTGAGAAAACAGACTTCGGCTTCGCCGTGCGGATCTAGGACTTGGGAATGAGGGTTTAGGGATTGGGAAGGGAGAACCCTAGTAGATAGTCCAGAAAGTTTTGATGGATAACTCAAGGGACGTCATGCCCGCGAATGCGGGAATCCAGGGGGAATACGCAATCGTTCAGGGGTGAAGCTCCTGGATGCCCGCCTGCGCGGGCCTGACGAACACGCGGCTCCTCAGGACGGGAAATCCGCGCCAATTGTGGCTTGGATAAAAAACCTACCCTTATGAGCCCTAGCCCTCTCGCTCAGGGAGAGGGAATTTGACACTGCCGATGTCTTAAGTTGTGACTGACGATACACTGCCGCCCCTCCTACGCCGATGGGCAGATAATTCAACCAAGCTGCTCCGCGAAGCCCGAGGGCTAGAGCAACGATACATTGGCTACCGGGATTGGTCCTACCACAACCTCGCCTGGCAACTCTGCCGCCGGTACCGACGGATCCTCGTCACCATTCTCGAACGACAAACAGCATGTGATCAACGCGACGCTACGGTTGATGCAATTTCTCAACACCTGTCACTGTATTACCAGCTCACCGCGCCGGCGCGTTTCGTTCCAGTCTGACAGCAAACGGCAACAAAAACCGGCACGGAGGTGGAAGAACAACACGAAGCGTTCGTACGACGAACAACGCAAGAGAGGAAGGTCATTCGTATTGAGACCCAGTTCAGCGGGGACAAAGCTGAAACTATAGCCCAAAAGACGAAAGTCGGGAGTTAGCAGTTGGCCGTCCATCCTACTGACATCTCATCGCGCTTGGGCTAGGGTTGTGCGCATCGCGGTCTTGTGACGCGCTATCAACCTACAGTAAGGAGGGATGCGTATGGCAGCTACACAAGTGTCGAAATCTGCGGAGGTTCGTAAACATCTCACGCACCCGGTAATCGATTCTGACGGTCACACGGTCGAGTTTGAGCCGGGAGTCATGGATTATTTGCGCAAGGTCGGTGGGGCCGGTATTGTCGAGCGCTACAAGAATGAACGAACCAAAGGGATGATGTCTGGGTTAGGCGGGATGCTGAATTGGCATCGCCTGTCACCTGACCAGCGTCGCGATCAGCGAGTGACGGTGCCGCCGTGGTGGGCTCTTCCTGCCAAGAACACATTGGATCGCGTGACGGCAATGTTGCCGAGGCTCATGTACGAACGACTTGATGACATAGGGTTGGATGTCACGATCGTCTATCCGACATTCGGCTTGCTTGCGCCACATCTCGACGACGAAGAGATCCGCCGTGCCGCCTGCCGAGCATTCAACTCGTATCATGCCGATGTGTTTCGTGAGTACAGCGATCGTATCATTCCCGTAGCGGTGATTCCCATGCACACACCGCAAGAAGCGATTGAAGAGCTTGACTACGCAGTCACCACGCTAGGAATGAAAGCGGTGATGTTAGCTGGACACGTTCTCCGTCCGGTACCACATGTCGCACGTACGGCTCCTGAGGTGGCGAAATATGCCTACTGGCTCGATACGTTCTGTCTTGAAAGCGAATATGATTACGATCCAGTCTGGGCAAAGTGCGTAGAGCTGAACGTCGCGCCAACCTTTCATTCGGCCGGAATGGGCTGGGGCCATCGCACATCGATTTCCACATACATGTACAACCACATCGGCCATTTTGCGGAAGCCGGTGAAGCGCTGTGCAAGGCGTTGTTCTTTAGCGGTGTCACAAAACGTTTTCCAACCCTCAAAGTTGCTTTTCTCGAAGGCGGCGTGAGTACCGGCGCACGACTATACGCGGATCTCATCGCGCGCTGGAAAAAGCGTAATCCTGAAGCAATTGAAAACTACAATCCGGCAAATCTTAACATGGAGATGGTTGTAGATCTGTGTCGACGCTACGGTGGTCGCGTGACAGAAGGAAAACTGGAACAACTCAGTACCGCGAGTGGCACGACAATTAACACGAAAGCCGCACCAGGCAATACCAACGACTTTGCCCGTAGTGGTGTCTCCAAAGAAGAGGATATTCGCGACCTGTTCGTGCCGCACTTCTATTTTGGCTGTGAAGCCGATGACCCCATGAATGCCATCGCTTTCAATACCAAGGTGAATCCCTTCGGGCAAAAAATAAAAGCGGTCTTCAGTTCAGACATAGGTCATTGGGATGTGCCAGATATGACCGAAGTCACCGAAGAAGCCTACGAGTTAGTGGAACACGGGGTTATTACCGAAGACGACTTTCGTGATTTTGTCTTTACCAATCCAACAACGCTATGGACGGGAATGAACCCGAACTTTTTCAAAGGGACGGTTGTCGAGCAGTCGGTCAGCCGGCTGGTCACAAATGGTGGGCACTAAATTGGACCCCGAACCATTCGTACAGGTGGGGTAGCGTGCGCTGTGCGCACAACGCGCTTGCTAGCTTTGACTGTTCGGCACTGGTGATGCAGCTCTGTCTACAAGGTCTCTCTCCCCTGAAAGGCAATGGCATTAAGTTAAGCCACGACGTTGCAAAGGAGGGTTCCTTCTCCCCTAGGGAGAAGGGCAGGATGAGGGGAAGAAAGTGTAGCGTTCCTTATTTCATCCCCTCACCCTAGCCCTCTCTCGGAGGGAGAGGGAACCTGAAAACCGCTGACTTAATGCCATTACCCCCGGTGGGAGAAGAAACGAAACTTGTCCTGCCGTACAGCCCCCAATTAGTGCCGAACCCGCTTGTCTCTTTCCCTGCCAGAGCGAGGCCCATACAAGCAGTGCACGTATGAGCGAGGGTGAAGACTGCCAGTACCCCCTAAAAGGCATTACGCAGCTGCAGGACTTTTCCCTTTTGGCTTCTCACAGGCAGAACACAAGTTGTTCACGTTATCTGGATCTTCGATCAGCCCCTCATCCAGATTGTGACAAATCTTTTTGCACACAGCACAGATGAAATAGATGCCCTCGATCGTTTTGTTAATACGTTCTCGATTGAGCACACGGCCTTTGAGTTTTTCGATACGAATACCGAGCAACTCTTCGTAGCGTTTTTTAATCTTCTTGCGCCCTGCTTCGTCTTTAGGTAACTCTTCGTCTGACGCTTCCTCGGGTGCATCTTCATCAAAGAGATTAAGGTCTTTTGCTTCCTTTTCTTTCTTGCGTGTTCGCGGCATGGTCACCCCTCTTCCACACTAGCGCGTGCGACTGACGTGCTCAGGGTTCTTGTCACACACCCAAAAGAAGCCTTTCATTTGTCCAAAGCCGGCATACTGCACGACTTTACTCTCAGCTCCACAGACAGGACAGAAACGTTTTGTCCGCAACGCGTCGGACTTTTGCGCGGTTTTTGCTTTTTCAGCCACGGGTCTCCTCCAAAAATGAAAATAATGATGTAGGGATTGTTTTTCTCGAAACGAATTTGTCTAGGATAGGAAGGATAACTTTTACTGTCAAGGGTTATTGTCCGACCAGAGACTGCGTGGTACGGTGCGCCGCGTTTTGTAACAACGTGTAGAGACGCCGCACCGGGGTGTCTCTACGAAGAAAGTCGTTCCCGTCGGCATCTAGGAACCTCCTATGTCTGATCGTTCACTGCTCCGCTCTGGAGATACGGTATTGTTTATCGATACCAAAGAGCGCGAGTATCTTCGTACCCTCAAGGCCGGCAACCGCATGTCGTTGCACGGAGGCCTGCTCCCTGCCGACCAAGTCATTGGCCTGCCTGAAGGGAGCCTGGTGCGGAATTCGACCAATGATGCATTTTGGGTGTTTCGCCCGACCTATGCGCACCTGATACCAAATCTGCCGCGTCGTGCTCAGGTCATTTACCCCAAAGATGTTGGCATGATGTTGTTGTGGGGAGATGTATTCCCTGGTGCTTCTGTGGTCGAGGTTGGTGCCGGCCCTGGCTCGTTGGCAATTGCACTCTTGCGAGCCATCGGCTCCACTGGCAAGTTGACAACTATTGAAATCCGTGAAGATCACTGCGACATGGCACGGGAGAACGTCACAAAATTTTTTGGCGAGGCCCCGAACTGGACGCTGCTGGTCGGAGATGCGTACGTTGGCCTCGATGTTCAGGACGCAGATCGCTTATTCATCGATGTCCCCGAGCCCTGGCGCGTGCTCCCGCACGCGGCACAAGCCCTACGGCCAGGTGGGGTCATCGTCAGTTACAGTCCAACTATGATCCAGGTGAAGTCGTTCGTCGATGAATTACGCGCTTCCCCCTGTTTCACCGCAATCGAGGTTATGGAAAACCTGGTGCGTGGCTGGCACGTTAAAGGACTTTCCGTGCGTCCAGATCATCGCATGGTCGCACACACCGGCTTTCTGACTATTGCTCGTCGGACCAGTCTTGAGCCGAATAGTACAGATCCCCTCCCTCCTCCTCCTGATCCACCAGACGAGGAAGAAGATTCAGCGGAGTAACACGTCATGTCTCAACGCCGCATCATTCACCTTGACATGGATGCGTTCTATGCGGCGATCGAACAACGCGATTTCCCTGAACTGCGTGGCAAGCCGCTCATCGTTGGTGGAGATCGCGCGCGGGGCGTCGTCTCCACAGCCTCCTATGAAGCTCGCCCCTATGGCGTACATTCCGCCATGCCCATGGCGCAAGCGCTGAAGCTCTGCCCGCACGCCATCGTCGTTCCGCCACGACGGGAAGCCTACCTGGAAGCTTCCCGACACGTGTTCACCATCCTCCGGTCTTTCACGCCACTCGTTGAACCACTATCCCTGGACGAAGCATTTCTTGATGTAACAGAGAGTGAATCGCTTTTTGGCTCCGCGAGAACGATCGCCACACGTATCAAAGAGCAGATTTATCGTGAAACGCAGCTAACGGGCTCAGCGGGCATTGCGTCGACCAAGTTCATCGCCAAGATCGCCAGCGACATGCAAAAACCCAACGGCCTGGTCGAAGTGCGAGATGAAGACGTCCTGTCTTTTTTGCACCCACTTCCAGTCACCCGGTTGTGGGGAGTTGGGAGAGTCACCGCACAATCATTGGCTACTCTTGGCATCCGCACGATTGGTGACCTGGCTCGGTGGCCGCGAGAGACGTTAGTTTCACGCTATGGCGCAAATGGGGACCACCTCTATCAACTCGCTCATGGTATTGACCCACGCTCCGTCGATCCAAATCAAGAGATGAAATCTATCGGCGAAGAAGAAACGTTCTCCCAGGATCTCGACCAGGACATCGAAGTTCATGCGGCTTTGCTTCGCTACGCGCAAACTGTTGCTCGCCGGCTACGGTCGCGCAAACTGATGGGACGCACGATCACAGTGAAGATAAAAACAGCAGAGCGGTTGGGAGAGGGACGCTTTCGTTTATACACCCGGAGTCACACCCTCCCCGCTCCAACGAGTGACGCGCAAGAAATTTATCACGCTGCAGTTGCCCTCTTTGCTGCGGTTCCCCGTCGCGGACAAAAAGTTCGACTCGCCGGCATTTATGCCAGTAACATCGAAACTGAACCAACCACCCAGCAGCTTTCGTTGTTTGCTCCACCGACGCACCAAAATGACAAACGCCAACAGCTCGGGAAACTCATTGACCAACTCACCACCCGCTACGGCAAGAATGCGATCCGCTTAGGTGAGACCCCAAACAGTAGTACGTCACGCAAAGTCGATCCAGGGGCCTTTAAGAGGGAAGAGATTTTCGAGCCGTTGACGGACGGGAAGAAAGGGCGGTAAATCGAGGGAACAGGAAACGGAGAATCAGGGAAACGGAGAATCGGGGAAAAAGAATGGCGGATGGTGGGGAGGTCTCCGGTTCTCCCCTTCACCGATTCTCCGATTCACTTTGGTTTCCCCTCTGACTGCTGAATTGCATAGTAAGGAGCGCACAACCCATGAAAGTGCTATTCGAAAAGAAGGGCCACATCGCCTACGTCACCATCAACCGTCCAGAGCGGCTCAATGCCTGTGACTTTGAAACCTACGAGACGTTGGCAAAGGTCTGGCGGGAGTTTCGTGATGATCCTGCACTCCGTGTTGCGATCTTGACCGGTGTGGGCGAGCGCGCCTTTTCTGCTGGCAGCGACATCAAAGCCAACTATGTCGAACGGCCTGGAGAAGAACCGCAGAACATCCTTTTCCCGCTTCTTTTTGATTTATACAAACCGATTATCGCCGCCATCAACGGCCACGCGAATGGTGGTGGTCTCGAGCAAGCCTTGTGTTGTGATATCCGTGTTGCCGCTGAACATGCGCAATTTGGCTTAGGTGAAGTCCGCTTGGGTTGGCTTCCCGGCGCAGGTGGAACACAGCGACTACCTCGATTGATTCCACTCGGTCGTGCCTTAGAAATGCTGTACACCGGTAATCGCATTGATGCGGAAGAGGCCCTCCGCTTGGGCTTAGTCGATTATGTCGTGCCGATGAGCCAACTCATGAGCAAATGCGAAGCTATTGCGAGCGAGATTTGTAAAAGTGCACCATTAGCAGTACAGAAGATCAAGCAAGCCGCGTTGCGCGGTCTGGACATGTCACTCGCCGATGGGCTCAAGCTCGAACGTGAATTGTATAACTGGCTACAAGGGACAGAAGACGCCCGCGAAGGAGCAAAGGCATTTGCGGAAAAACGAACGCCGCAGTGGAAGGCGAAATAGGGACAACACGGACTGAATGGGAGAGTGGGCGAACAGGCGAATGGGCGACCAGGAATAGCGGGGAGATCGCTAGGTCGCCCGCTCGCCCATTCGCCTGCTCATGTTTTCACCGTGAGTGAAGAGGTCGAACTATGGCAACAACATCTCAAGACGATACTATCCGTGCAGCCGCCCGGTTATTGTTGTCTTCAAAATACGTCATGGCCCTCACCGGCGCAGGGATCTCCGTAGAAAGTGGCATTCCACCGTTTCGCGGACCAGGTGGACTGTGGACGAAATACGGCGAACCACCGATGAATGGCTATGAAATTTTCCTGCGCGACCCCAAGAAAGCGTGGGAAGAACGCTTATCACCGAAAGGTCCCACCAAAGAAATTTGGTCCGCACTCAGCACCGCAGACCCGAATCCCGGTCATCATGCTTTTGTCGAACTCGAACAGATGGGGATTTTACGGAGCATGATCACACAGAATGTTGACAACCTCCACAAACGCGCCGGGAGTACGAATCTCATCGAAATTCACGGCAATTTCTCATTGATTCGCTGTATCCAATGTAATAATCGCTACCCCGCAGCAGAAGTGCCCTTAAAGGGACTGCCACCGCATTGCCCGCAGTGTGACGGAATTCTCAAAGCTGACACAGTATCGTTTGGTGAGCCTATTCCACGCGATGCACTCGATGCGTGTTTTCGCGAAGCCGAGCAATGTGACTGCTTTATCGTGGCGGGAACTTCCGCTACGGTGTACCCGGCAGCATCGTTTCCGCTGGCAGTACGTGAACGTGGGGGTACGCTCATAGAAGTTAATCTCTACGAAAGTGAAATGACCCCGCTGTGCACCTTGAGTTTACGTGGTGGGTCCGCTGAGGTGATGCCGAAATTGGTAGCTGCGGTGAAAGAGTTACGTCAATGAAGAAATGGTTTGCGTTATCCGCTATTGCTCAAGACCATCCAGGAATCGTCTCTGATCTTGCTGAATTGATTTACGAATGCG
This portion of the Deltaproteobacteria bacterium genome encodes:
- a CDS encoding amidohydrolase; this encodes MRMAATQVSKSAEVRKHLTHPVIDSDGHTVEFEPGVMDYLRKVGGAGIVERYKNERTKGMMSGLGGMLNWHRLSPDQRRDQRVTVPPWWALPAKNTLDRVTAMLPRLMYERLDDIGLDVTIVYPTFGLLAPHLDDEEIRRAACRAFNSYHADVFREYSDRIIPVAVIPMHTPQEAIEELDYAVTTLGMKAVMLAGHVLRPVPHVARTAPEVAKYAYWLDTFCLESEYDYDPVWAKCVELNVAPTFHSAGMGWGHRTSISTYMYNHIGHFAEAGEALCKALFFSGVTKRFPTLKVAFLEGGVSTGARLYADLIARWKKRNPEAIENYNPANLNMEMVVDLCRRYGGRVTEGKLEQLSTASGTTINTKAAPGNTNDFARSGVSKEEDIRDLFVPHFYFGCEADDPMNAIAFNTKVNPFGQKIKAVFSSDIGHWDVPDMTEVTEEAYELVEHGVITEDDFRDFVFTNPTTLWTGMNPNFFKGTVVEQSVSRLVTNGGH
- a CDS encoding tRNA (adenine-N1)-methyltransferase; protein product: MSDRSLLRSGDTVLFIDTKEREYLRTLKAGNRMSLHGGLLPADQVIGLPEGSLVRNSTNDAFWVFRPTYAHLIPNLPRRAQVIYPKDVGMMLLWGDVFPGASVVEVGAGPGSLAIALLRAIGSTGKLTTIEIREDHCDMARENVTKFFGEAPNWTLLVGDAYVGLDVQDADRLFIDVPEPWRVLPHAAQALRPGGVIVSYSPTMIQVKSFVDELRASPCFTAIEVMENLVRGWHVKGLSVRPDHRMVAHTGFLTIARRTSLEPNSTDPLPPPPDPPDEEEDSAE
- the dinB gene encoding DNA polymerase IV; amino-acid sequence: MSQRRIIHLDMDAFYAAIEQRDFPELRGKPLIVGGDRARGVVSTASYEARPYGVHSAMPMAQALKLCPHAIVVPPRREAYLEASRHVFTILRSFTPLVEPLSLDEAFLDVTESESLFGSARTIATRIKEQIYRETQLTGSAGIASTKFIAKIASDMQKPNGLVEVRDEDVLSFLHPLPVTRLWGVGRVTAQSLATLGIRTIGDLARWPRETLVSRYGANGDHLYQLAHGIDPRSVDPNQEMKSIGEEETFSQDLDQDIEVHAALLRYAQTVARRLRSRKLMGRTITVKIKTAERLGEGRFRLYTRSHTLPAPTSDAQEIYHAAVALFAAVPRRGQKVRLAGIYASNIETEPTTQQLSLFAPPTHQNDKRQQLGKLIDQLTTRYGKNAIRLGETPNSSTSRKVDPGAFKREEIFEPLTDGKKGR
- a CDS encoding NAD-dependent deacylase yields the protein MATTSQDDTIRAAARLLLSSKYVMALTGAGISVESGIPPFRGPGGLWTKYGEPPMNGYEIFLRDPKKAWEERLSPKGPTKEIWSALSTADPNPGHHAFVELEQMGILRSMITQNVDNLHKRAGSTNLIEIHGNFSLIRCIQCNNRYPAAEVPLKGLPPHCPQCDGILKADTVSFGEPIPRDALDACFREAEQCDCFIVAGTSATVYPAASFPLAVRERGGTLIEVNLYESEMTPLCTLSLRGGSAEVMPKLVAAVKELRQ